The Archocentrus centrarchus isolate MPI-CPG fArcCen1 chromosome 5, fArcCen1, whole genome shotgun sequence genome contains the following window.
GTGCTGAACCCAAAGCCAGTGCCGTCACCTTGTCTCAGTACCTCACCCGTCAGCGACACCTGCTGCACGGCTACGAGGCTCGGCAGATGAAGAACGTGCCAAAGATTGTCCAGCTGGTGTGCAGGATGCTCATCGACATCGCAGACAACAGAGAGGTAGTGATCGAGGAGGAGTGGTTGGAGATACCTGACCTCACAGCTGAGGTAGAGAAGACCGTGTCCCAGTTGGCCCTTCAACAGCTTGGGAAGGAAATGAAAGGGAAAGGGATTCCCCTTCTATGTAGTTCGTCTCATCCTCTCAGCCCAGTACAGCTACAGCCCAGACCTGCTAACGATCAGCCTCTCAACAGTGACTATGAGCTCGACCCCCTGTGGAGGCAGCAGTATGGAGAAAGCCCTCGCAGATCTTCTCTGTGCAAGAACAGGAGCTACAGTGATTCTGTCCTTCACAAGCTGGGGCAACGCCAACATCACTTAGGAAATCTGAAGAGCAACAACCCAGTCAACCGCCTAATCAAACATTCATTTTCTCACAGCAGCCTTACTGCCTGTAACCCCTCCAGATTTTGTGACCTCTCTCCTCAGAACATTTTTAGCAGCAATCAGAATCCCAGTACAGACACAAAGGAAGACCCTGGATCTCCCATTTTAAAAAGTCCACCCCTTGAAGGCCATCAGTGTTTTCCTTTAGGTTTCTCCGAGGAGAGAAGAAGATCCCACTGCATTGCCACACTGCCTGCTTTATCAGCCAGGAGCAAACTGGTAGCTGTTGAAGAGAATGTGTCAGCGGGTGATACAGGAAGCACAGGGGACTTCACAGAGGTTCCTTTCATCACTCTCCAGTCTGAGCTCTCACCAGAGAGCAGACGCGTGCTGGTGGCAAAAGCTCTGGCCATGGAACTGACAGACAAGGATCTTAGCTCCAAGGtgtcagtgtggcaggtgagccTAACCTAACTTGtgcttaaactgagaaaaaattGAAACCAACCAGCCTGTTTGAATGATTGCACTGATTCTCCCAGCCAGATTTTTCCCTTCAGAAAGCAGATTTTCGACCAGCTTTACCAGATTTCCATACCATTACAACCTCAATTCCGCTAAATTGTACCACCAGGGTCCAGCTTGGGTTACAGGCTAAGAGTCGATCATTTTGGCAAAGTAGCAAACTGGAATGTCCACTTAGATGTGATATTGCCAGAGATAATGTGAGCCAGCTAGCTATAGCTTAGCTATGCTCCACGAACCTGGTGATAGTTAgccaaaaaataatgaaaaaaatggagagCTAAGTTAGACTTTATCCACTCATAATGGTATTGTGCTACAGTGCCTTGCGGAAgcattcggcccccttgaacttttcaaccttttgccacatttcaggctttaaacataaagatataaatctcggacctgcctggtgtgttccttggtcttcatgatgctctctgcgctttgaacagaaccctgagactatcacagagcaggtgcatttatacggagacttgattacacacaggtggattctgtttatcatcatcagtcatttgggacaacattggatcattcagagatcctcactgagcttctggagtgagtttgctgcactgaaagtaaaggggccgaataatattgcacgccccacttttcagttttttatttgttaaaaaagtttgacacatccaataaatttcattccacttcacgattgtgtcccacttgttgttgattcttcacaaaaaattacaattttatatctttatgtttgaagcctgaaatgtggcaaaagtttgaaaagttcaagggggccgaatactttcgcaaggcactgtacatTAGATAGCTTGCAGATTGTATATGTTAGCTGACAATTAGCGTAGAAAGACATCTCTGGCTCTGATGTTTCATAGATTGTCTTGCAGGGTATTGAGCATCAAAGAGTCACTATATTGTAACACTATCATTATAGTAAGAGATGAGTTACTCTGTGAATCCTGAGAGTACAGTCAGGTCTCTTTATTTGACCTGAACCCGGATCTGTGTTCTTACTGACTGTTTGGTGTTGTGCAGACTGAGCTGAACTCCAGAGAGGGAGCGTGGGAGAGGCTGTGTAAGGAGAGAGACCCTCTGGTTCTTTCCAGTCTGATGTGGTCGTGGGTGGAGCAGCTCAAGGATCCAGTCATCAGCAGTGAGGATATAGAAGCGCTCACTGAAAAGATTGTAAATCTGCAGAACGCCCTCGATTCACTTGAAAAGGTAGCCTGCGTCAGATATCTTCCAAAACATCGCCAAAACATCAGACAGGGACAGCAGGCAACAGCTGAAGGCTTGCACCAAGACTCCAtatgatatatttttaaaaaaatttaaactgtgaatcatacaaagctactctagtgcagtctacaaaaaaaagtattttttgaaTATCTTGAAGTCCCCATGAAGAAAGCTCTGAACAAATGTTTTGAAAAGGTTTGTAAAAATATGCCCAGTCCGTTAATGGATGTATTGTCCCTCTGTTTATGGTTCTCTGACTCAGtaatacatttgaaaaaattacaattttagTCTCATGCTGcctttaattaaactgatatgATAATTTTCCTTACATTAATATACTAGATCTTAAAAATGCAGTAAGGCTCGGGAGCATTATTTGACCTGCACTAGGCAGCACCTGTCAATAAGTCTCCTAATGTTAACTTTTACAAATActgtataaaacaaaatataatcacCTGCTCTACAGCTGCCCCTGGCCACTgtaagaatcagaatcagcacTGGTACAGAAACGCTCGCGTCTGGCCGTGGAACCGACAGACAAGGATGTCACCACAGAGTCCTGAAGCCCTTTgtcacaaaaaataataatagataaaaacataaaaaaggctcAGCATTTTAAAGCCTCAGCTTTGACAGTttacccttcattttttttcagaaattacAATATGtagatgagagggtggagtgctaagttagTTAATGTTACTAAGGttagttagcaagctgcattcatacATTATATGGGTGTAACACAAAAGGCACCAGCACTACAAACACGGGGGAGGCCAGtgaaatactagaatttcaagcACCAACAGTGAAGCACAATCTTCTTTCATGGTCTGTACCTAGGGCTGCTCGATTAtggaaaaaatcataatcatctttattttggtcaatattgaaatcCTGATTATTTAACACGATTACTCACTGACTTTGTAAACAGTGCATTCATTGTTATGTCCATACCAATCACGGGTAGGGACATTATTTGATATTTCTCAGGAGGTGCAGGTCAGATTTCCTGTTCGATAACTTaacggtaattaacacataatgcacctgTACAAGCGTGAGTGTCAGCAACGTCGCTGGGCATTTCTGTAGGTTACATTGTAGGGCTGCAAAGACTCAGCGCTGCAGAATAAATCAGGGCTAGGAGTATACAGAacgtaatgtgacaaaatcattttaataataattgttttttgttgATTACACCGTTTTTGTGATCTTTTGGAGCcaaaattgaaattaaattttgattaattgcacagccGTAGTCTGTACCACACATCAGGTCATATTATTTTTCAGATAATTGCATTGGAAGAGCTCCAACAGGcaccaaaaaacacaaacaccatcTACATTACTACCTCAGCTTCTCCCTGTTAGCTGAGCTGAGGCTCATCAGATAGCTATCAGCTACAAAGCAGCCACACCCCATAACGTTAAGCTTTACCTGTATCCAAATGAATGAGTTAAACAAATGCTAGAAATCCAGGCAGAGTAATAAGCAAGCTGGGTGgggtgatgaagccaacacagaagAGCTAAAAACTGCAATTCCTGCAATGGCCACTTGAATCTGGCTCAAACAGCAACTCGGTGCTcatagatttttaaaatgctcAACTCAGCAGTATTAAAAGGCACATTTAGAGCCTGGTGAGGTGCAACCAATCCAAAACGTTGGTGCCTCAAGTTTGTGAgggaaattctagtattttacgAGTGTGTTCTTAgaagatgtgtgtgtctgtgcagtgcatgcagtttatggatgcagcttgctaactgaGCTTGCTAGGATTAACAGCTACCCTAGCAGATTAGCCGTAACTTAACAACTGCAATCCTGTCACATCCAGTATATCACCTGGCACTGTGTGATCCTGTCAATACTGTAAGTGAACAGGAACAATGTCATGTAGTGTGACACACAGTGTGCTCTCCGTTCTTTTGGCAGGGTCACCGCCTCACTTTGCTGTGTATCCTCGACTGCGCTGCTCATCTCCTGCCGGTGCCTGAAGAAGTGGAGACCAGTTTTCTTAACCAAACCATTAAAGTGTTTACTAAGGTGAGCCATAACACATGGCATATACTGAACATATGCACATACGTGTGTTTTGTGGACATCATGTTACCTCATTTGCTTCGCAGATGGACCCTGCCTCAGAGGAGAACCAGTCTCTGTATGCAACACTGAAAGCAATCCTGACTCCCATTCTTCACGAGCTGCATGACAAAGCTGTGAAGGAGAATGAAGCCTCCTGATTGGCCTTGCCGTGATCAGCCTGTCTAGAAGAGGAGTCACATATGAGGTTCCATCTTTATTTGTGGGCATTACTGCATTAGAGGCTACTTCTTGCACCTGACGCTGCTGAGATCTGCCAGTCTGTAGTGTTTGACGCTAAATGTTTAGCATTGTTTCCTTTGAAGCTCTGAATAGACTCCGAGTACTGCTACTCTCCGTGTTAACGTGCCACTCTGCTCACCGTTTGTTGGTTACCTGTTCTTTGTGTTGGACTAGATTTTGCTTTATTATCTAACTCATAGCTGGGAGGGAGATGACTAAGAAACATTTCATTATGTTAATGTAATGTTATTTAAATGTGTGACTCAGCTCTCTGGGTTCTTGGCAAGGAGCAGGGTCTTATTTAAACCAAAAGATGTTTTTACACTGTGCAGAGGCTACAATGTGTCTTATTTATTCAGATGTTCTTATTTGAAATGCAGAAGGTGATTGAATAACTATAACCTGCAAAGCTGTTGTGTTGCTGTAGAATGTAAGACGTTCTCTTAGTGCTGAACTGTGGCTGTTTCAGCAGTGCAAACTCGACAGGCCACAGTGCATTTGCTTTTTTCAATCAATTTTATGTACTTAATACTGTTTACCAAAAACTCTTCAGTGTACTGTGGTGTCATTGATGCATCTGTAAAACATCAATCTGCCTCGACTGCTGCATTTAGCACTCTGCCTCAACTGACATGGCCTCTGTCTGGACTCTTTTTGTGTAACGTTGCctcacctgtgtttgtgtgtgtagctgtTGAGACGAATCAGTGCACCACCTCACCTCATATCTCTTGGACGCAATTCAGTGTAGACACGAGCTGAATGTGGTACACCGATGGTACTGTAGTAACACTTAGAACATGAGACATAGGACTGTGGAGAATTTTCAACAAGCACTATTTTTTCATTGTCCCAACGAGCTACTTcttacagaaataaacataactgactGAAATGGCTTTGcagtcactgttttttttttttttttttggtgtctggCATTGGGACAGCAGCACATTATTTAGGTCTTGTGGGTTGCGGAGTGAGAGCCTCCTTAGGCAAAGGGTCTGGGGTGTTTAGAGGCTGAacaaatttattatttatatatatatatatatatatctcacacacacagtgctccaaaaaataaagggaacacgcaaataacatcctagatctgaatgaatgaaatattctcattgaatactttgttctgtacaaagttgaatgtgctgacaacaa
Protein-coding sequences here:
- the ptpdc1a gene encoding protein tyrosine phosphatase domain-containing protein 1, encoding MAAGVSILSDLPYSTSGARSREISAEMEAANARVPTAKYTKMGETLRHVIPGHMQCSMACGGKACKYENPSRWSDEEQAIKGLYSSWITDNLLAMARPSTEIIEKYNIIEQFQRCGLKTIINLQRPGEHASCGNPLEQESGFTYRPETFMEAGIYYYNFGWKDYGVASLTTILDMVKVMSFAVQEGKMAIHCHAGLGRTGVLLACYLVFTTRMNADQAILFVRAKRPNSIQTRGQLLCVREFAQFLIPLRSVFSCAEPKASAVTLSQYLTRQRHLLHGYEARQMKNVPKIVQLVCRMLIDIADNREVVIEEEWLEIPDLTAEVEKTVSQLALQQLGKEMKGKGIPLLCSSSHPLSPVQLQPRPANDQPLNSDYELDPLWRQQYGESPRRSSLCKNRSYSDSVLHKLGQRQHHLGNLKSNNPVNRLIKHSFSHSSLTACNPSRFCDLSPQNIFSSNQNPSTDTKEDPGSPILKSPPLEGHQCFPLGFSEERRRSHCIATLPALSARSKLVAVEENVSAGDTGSTGDFTEVPFITLQSELSPESRRVLVAKALAMELTDKDLSSKVSVWQTELNSREGAWERLCKERDPLVLSSLMWSWVEQLKDPVISSEDIEALTEKIVNLQNALDSLEKGHRLTLLCILDCAAHLLPVPEEVETSFLNQTIKVFTKMDPASEENQSLYATLKAILTPILHELHDKAVKENEAS